The Chitinophagales bacterium genome has a window encoding:
- a CDS encoding DASS family sodium-coupled anion symporter has protein sequence MNKSKARIAALLAGILIFLFILLSDTFMLDNKATKVMAVAALMITWWVTQVLPMPVVALLPLLLFPLLGIAGIDEVATSYANPIIFLFMGGFMIALAIEKWGLHKRGALSIIRVTGTSGNRIILGFILASGLMSMWLSNTATTMMMYPIALSVIKVMEDSNTGKGNVTNLGICLMLAIAYSSNFGGIATIIGTPPNVAYVAYLQEEAGYTFQFADWMKLCLPISLILLLTLYFLMVKVLYPNHIPSNHHTKELIGGELKKLGKLSATEKRVLGIFLITAFLWITKSLINEYQTLFKLNDSMIALLGGILMFAFPSGAAENKPILEWHDTKNMAWGILILFGGGIALAGQLEKAGIIESLGDWIAGYATGGILLVFIVTIVSIFISEVMSNVAQVIVFAPVIGGMAQALHIDPLQLGIAMTLGASCAGMLPMGTPPNAIVFASGRLKLHHMTTTGFVMNIVSAVLITLFCWFLLPHLVARII, from the coding sequence ATGAACAAAAGCAAGGCAAGAATTGCAGCATTACTTGCAGGCATATTGATATTTCTGTTCATCCTGTTGTCTGACACTTTTATGCTGGACAATAAAGCAACAAAGGTAATGGCCGTAGCTGCGCTCATGATCACATGGTGGGTAACACAGGTTCTACCAATGCCTGTGGTAGCATTACTGCCGTTATTGCTATTCCCATTATTAGGCATAGCCGGAATAGACGAGGTAGCTACATCATATGCCAATCCGATTATTTTTCTGTTTATGGGTGGCTTTATGATAGCCCTGGCAATAGAAAAATGGGGGCTGCATAAGCGCGGCGCACTATCTATCATACGCGTTACCGGTACCAGTGGAAACAGGATCATACTGGGATTTATACTTGCATCAGGACTGATGAGTATGTGGCTGAGCAATACAGCTACTACTATGATGATGTACCCCATCGCGCTTAGTGTTATAAAGGTGATGGAAGACAGTAATACAGGTAAGGGGAATGTAACCAACCTGGGCATTTGCCTGATGTTGGCTATTGCTTACTCCAGCAACTTCGGTGGTATAGCTACTATTATTGGTACACCACCCAATGTAGCCTATGTAGCTTATTTGCAGGAAGAAGCCGGATACACTTTCCAGTTTGCAGACTGGATGAAATTATGTCTTCCTATTTCTCTTATATTATTACTCACACTCTATTTCCTGATGGTCAAAGTACTGTACCCTAATCACATCCCTTCCAACCATCACACGAAAGAGCTGATAGGCGGAGAGCTAAAGAAGCTTGGAAAGTTATCTGCAACTGAAAAGCGCGTATTGGGTATTTTTCTAATAACTGCATTTTTATGGATCACCAAAAGTTTAATTAATGAATACCAAACTTTGTTCAAGCTCAACGATTCTATGATTGCTCTCCTCGGTGGTATACTCATGTTTGCTTTTCCATCAGGCGCTGCTGAGAACAAACCAATTCTCGAGTGGCATGATACAAAAAATATGGCCTGGGGGATATTAATATTATTTGGAGGAGGTATTGCTCTGGCAGGCCAACTGGAAAAAGCTGGTATTATTGAAAGCCTGGGTGATTGGATAGCGGGTTATGCAACAGGAGGAATACTGCTTGTCTTCATTGTTACTATAGTCTCTATCTTCATAAGCGAAGTAATGAGCAATGTAGCGCAGGTAATTGTATTTGCCCCGGTTATCGGTGGTATGGCACAAGCACTGCATATAGACCCTTTGCAATTGGGTATTGCTATGACACTAGGTGCCAGTTGTGCCGGTATGTTACCTATGGGTACACCTCCAAATGCGATTGTATTTGCCAGTGGCAGACTGAAATTACACCATATGACCACAACAGGTTTTGTCATGAATATTGTGTCCGCAGTGCTGATAACGTTGTTCTGCTGGTTTCTGCTCCCTCACCTGGT